The proteins below come from a single Isoptericola dokdonensis DS-3 genomic window:
- a CDS encoding aldo/keto reductase, with amino-acid sequence MRTVPLGTTGRDVPNVVLGLMRIAQMDDDAVRELVRTARDAGIDFVDHADVYGAELHGCERRFAEAMRLTPSQRAELTIQSKAGIVREGPYFDYSYDHLVSSVEGSLEALGTDYLDVLLLHRPDALVEPDEVARAFDHLESTGKVRAFGVSNHTPRQIDLLKKSVRQPIVANQLQLSITHAPIVAQGVTANMAGEDQSRTVDGGGILDYCRLHDITVQAWSPFQAGFFTGVFLGSDDYPGLNAVIDRLAAKYDVPPIAIAVAWITRHPAQMQVVLGTTTPERVSGAAQGSDVPLTRAEWYELFRAGGYRVP; translated from the coding sequence ATGAGAACAGTCCCCCTGGGAACCACGGGCCGCGACGTCCCGAACGTCGTGCTCGGGCTCATGCGCATCGCACAGATGGACGACGACGCCGTCCGGGAGCTCGTACGCACCGCCCGCGACGCCGGCATCGACTTCGTCGACCACGCCGACGTCTACGGCGCAGAGCTGCACGGCTGCGAGCGACGGTTCGCCGAGGCGATGCGGCTGACGCCGTCGCAGCGGGCCGAGCTGACCATCCAGTCCAAGGCGGGCATCGTGCGCGAGGGGCCGTACTTCGACTACTCGTACGACCACCTGGTCTCCTCGGTCGAGGGATCGCTGGAGGCGCTGGGCACCGACTACCTGGACGTGCTGCTGCTGCACCGCCCCGACGCGCTGGTGGAGCCGGACGAGGTCGCCCGGGCGTTCGACCACCTGGAGTCGACGGGCAAGGTGCGGGCGTTCGGCGTCTCCAACCACACGCCGCGCCAGATCGACCTGCTGAAGAAGTCGGTGCGGCAGCCGATCGTCGCGAACCAGCTCCAGCTGTCGATCACGCACGCCCCCATCGTGGCGCAGGGCGTGACCGCCAACATGGCGGGCGAGGACCAGTCGCGCACCGTCGACGGTGGCGGCATCCTCGACTACTGCCGCCTGCACGACATCACCGTGCAGGCGTGGTCGCCGTTCCAGGCCGGGTTCTTCACCGGCGTGTTCCTCGGCTCGGACGACTACCCGGGGCTCAACGCCGTCATCGACCGCCTCGCGGCGAAGTACGACGTGCCGCCCATCGCGATCGCGGTCGCCTGGATCACGCGCCACCCGGCACAGATGCAGGTGGTGCTCGGCACGACCACACCGGAACGCGTCAGCGGCGCCGCCCAGGGCTCGGACGTCCCGCTCACGCGTGCCGAGTGGTACGAGCTGTTCCGCGCGGGCGGCTACCGCGTGCCGTGA
- a CDS encoding LysR family transcriptional regulator, whose protein sequence is MELRQMEYVVAVAEEEHFTRAAALCGVSQSGLSAAIRSLEKELGAPLFQRSTRQVSLTDAGRALLPFARRMLAQAAGGRDAVVRASRQLSGHLRVGSEQCLGVVDVGSLLERFRLRHPLVEIRFVQAGSHELAAQLRAGDLDVGFLAATEHLGGLRRLELGRRDVVVLTHPSDPLAGAAEVSWEDLAERDFVDFRETWSVRRLVDEAFAARHLERRVRMSVDDVHTLLDFVQRGLGIAIVPQHVAAKPQAAGLTVSVLPEHERPGWVVSAVSSPTAAPTAARLLELLGEANLEVATAA, encoded by the coding sequence ATGGAGCTGCGTCAGATGGAGTACGTCGTCGCCGTCGCCGAGGAGGAGCACTTCACCCGCGCCGCGGCACTGTGCGGGGTCAGCCAGTCCGGCCTGTCGGCCGCGATCCGGTCGCTGGAGAAGGAGCTGGGCGCACCGCTGTTCCAGCGTTCCACCCGCCAGGTGAGCCTGACCGACGCCGGGCGCGCCCTGCTGCCCTTCGCGCGACGGATGCTCGCCCAGGCAGCCGGCGGGCGCGACGCCGTGGTCCGCGCCAGCCGGCAGCTCTCCGGCCACCTGCGCGTCGGGTCGGAGCAGTGCCTCGGCGTGGTCGACGTCGGCTCGCTCCTCGAGCGGTTCCGGCTGCGCCACCCGCTCGTCGAGATCCGGTTCGTCCAGGCCGGGTCGCACGAGCTCGCCGCCCAGCTGCGCGCCGGGGACCTCGACGTCGGGTTCCTCGCCGCGACCGAGCACCTGGGCGGCCTGCGCCGTCTCGAGCTCGGGCGCCGCGACGTCGTCGTGCTCACGCACCCCTCCGACCCGCTCGCGGGCGCCGCGGAGGTGTCCTGGGAGGACCTCGCCGAGCGCGACTTCGTCGACTTCCGCGAGACCTGGAGCGTGCGGCGGCTCGTCGACGAGGCCTTCGCCGCGCGCCACCTGGAGCGCCGCGTGCGGATGAGCGTCGACGACGTCCACACCCTGCTCGACTTCGTCCAGCGCGGCCTCGGCATCGCGATCGTGCCGCAGCACGTGGCCGCGAAGCCGCAGGCCGCCGGGCTCACCGTGTCGGTGCTGCCGGAGCACGAACGGCCCGGGTGGGTCGTCTCGGCGGTGTCGTCGCCGACGGCCGCGCCGACCGCGGCGCGGCTGCTGGAGCTGCTCGGCGAGGCGAACCTCGAGGTCGCTACGGCCGCGTGA
- a CDS encoding aldo/keto reductase: MQQRTIAETAVSAVGLGGMPMSIEGRPDEARSVATIHAALDAGVTLIDTADSYHRDAGEVGHNEELIARALRSWGGDASAVLVATKGGHLRPGDGSWTKDGRPEHLKKAAKESARRLGVDAIGLYQFHRPDPAVPYAESVGALVELLDEGVIRQAGISNASVAQIDEANEVLGGRLASVQNQFSPAFRSSLPELEHCAALGVAFLPWSPLGGIARAGDLGSAHAAFGRVAERHGVSPHQVALAWELALAPVVVPIPGASRPASITDSVRAAELTLTADELAELSA; this comes from the coding sequence GTGCAGCAGCGCACCATCGCAGAGACCGCAGTCAGCGCCGTCGGGCTCGGCGGCATGCCGATGTCCATCGAGGGCCGGCCCGACGAGGCCCGGTCCGTCGCCACGATCCACGCCGCCCTGGACGCCGGCGTCACGCTGATCGACACCGCCGACTCCTACCACCGCGACGCCGGCGAGGTCGGCCACAACGAGGAGCTCATCGCCCGCGCCCTGCGGTCCTGGGGCGGCGACGCCTCCGCCGTGCTGGTCGCCACCAAGGGCGGGCACCTGCGCCCCGGCGACGGCTCGTGGACGAAGGACGGCCGCCCCGAGCACCTCAAGAAGGCCGCGAAGGAGTCCGCCCGACGCCTCGGGGTCGACGCGATCGGCCTCTACCAGTTCCACCGCCCGGACCCGGCGGTCCCCTACGCCGAGTCCGTCGGCGCGCTCGTCGAGCTCCTCGACGAGGGCGTCATCCGGCAGGCCGGGATCTCGAACGCCTCCGTGGCGCAGATCGACGAGGCGAACGAGGTCCTGGGCGGGCGGCTCGCGTCCGTGCAGAACCAGTTCTCCCCCGCGTTCCGCTCCAGCCTGCCCGAGCTCGAGCACTGCGCCGCCCTCGGCGTCGCGTTCCTGCCCTGGTCGCCGCTCGGCGGCATCGCCCGTGCCGGCGACCTCGGGTCGGCGCACGCCGCGTTCGGCCGGGTCGCGGAGCGGCACGGCGTCAGCCCCCACCAGGTCGCGCTCGCCTGGGAGCTGGCGCTCGCCCCCGTCGTCGTGCCCATCCCCGGCGCGTCGCGCCCCGCCAGCATCACCGACTCGGTCCGAGCGGCCGAGCTCACCCTGACCGCCGACGAGCTCGCCGAGCTCTCGGCCTGA
- a CDS encoding SigE family RNA polymerase sigma factor, protein MTFRVVRAGASPADEFTAFMREAAPQLARTAWLLCGDEHQADELVQRALTKTWLKWSTARERDPLAYARRVLANQRIDLWRRRRREIVTDPHTLPERSALAGGVDQQADRDQLVRALATLTPRQRRIVVLRHLVGLSEREVADDLDVSLGTVKSTASRGLAQLRSVLGAADLSTTEEEAGR, encoded by the coding sequence GTGACTTTCAGGGTGGTCCGCGCGGGGGCGAGCCCCGCCGACGAGTTCACCGCATTCATGCGCGAGGCCGCGCCTCAGCTCGCCCGGACCGCGTGGCTGCTGTGCGGGGACGAGCACCAGGCCGACGAGCTGGTCCAGCGCGCCCTGACGAAGACGTGGCTCAAGTGGTCGACGGCGCGTGAGCGCGACCCGCTCGCCTATGCCCGGCGAGTGCTCGCGAACCAGCGGATCGACCTGTGGCGTCGTCGACGGCGCGAGATCGTCACCGACCCGCACACCCTCCCGGAGCGTTCCGCACTCGCTGGCGGGGTCGACCAGCAGGCCGACAGGGACCAGCTGGTCCGGGCGCTCGCGACCCTCACGCCCCGGCAGCGGCGGATCGTCGTGCTGCGGCACCTCGTGGGTCTCAGCGAACGGGAGGTCGCCGACGACCTCGACGTCTCCCTCGGCACCGTGAAGTCCACGGCGTCCCGCGGCCTCGCTCAGCTGCGCTCCGTGCTTGGCGCCGCCGACTTATCCACGACCGAGGAGGAGGCCGGACGATGA
- a CDS encoding 4-(cytidine 5'-diphospho)-2-C-methyl-D-erythritol kinase: MTHLAPAPSPSVRVRAPGKLNLSLRVGPVDDDGYHPLVTVFQAVTLCEEVTATEVPEGAGISVTVTGPQADQVPLDDTNLAWRAAEALARHVGTDADVGLHLAKGVPVAGGMAGGSADAAATLVACDALWGTALPRDDLADLAAGLGADVPFALLGHTAIGTGRGHLLTPAMSRGEFHWALAVRDEGLPTPAVYRRFDELTHGQDRAVEPADDTALMQALRAGDPTALGLALHNDLQDAALDLRPDLARTVEIARHGGALGVVVSGSGPSVAALARSRQHALAIAATWTAESAADSVWCTTGPAAGARAL; the protein is encoded by the coding sequence GTGACGCACCTCGCCCCTGCCCCGTCGCCGTCCGTGCGCGTCCGCGCACCGGGAAAGCTCAACCTCTCCCTGCGCGTCGGACCCGTGGACGACGACGGCTACCACCCCCTCGTCACGGTCTTCCAGGCCGTGACCCTGTGCGAGGAGGTCACCGCCACCGAGGTCCCCGAGGGCGCCGGGATCTCCGTGACCGTCACCGGCCCGCAGGCCGACCAGGTGCCGCTCGACGACACCAACCTCGCCTGGCGGGCCGCCGAGGCGCTCGCCCGGCACGTCGGCACCGACGCCGACGTCGGCCTGCACCTCGCCAAGGGCGTGCCCGTCGCCGGGGGCATGGCGGGCGGGTCCGCCGACGCCGCCGCGACGCTCGTCGCCTGCGACGCCCTGTGGGGGACCGCGCTGCCGCGCGACGATCTCGCCGACCTCGCCGCCGGCCTCGGCGCCGACGTGCCGTTCGCGCTCCTCGGGCACACCGCCATCGGCACGGGACGCGGGCACCTGCTGACCCCCGCCATGAGCCGCGGCGAGTTCCACTGGGCGCTCGCCGTCCGGGACGAAGGCCTCCCCACGCCCGCCGTCTACCGCCGGTTCGACGAGCTGACCCACGGCCAGGACCGGGCCGTCGAACCCGCCGACGACACCGCGCTCATGCAGGCCCTGCGCGCCGGCGACCCCACCGCGCTGGGCCTGGCGCTGCACAACGACCTGCAGGACGCCGCCCTCGACCTGCGCCCCGACCTCGCCCGCACCGTGGAGATCGCCCGCCACGGTGGCGCGCTCGGCGTCGTCGTGTCCGGGTCGGGACCCAGCGTCGCCGCCCTGGCCCGCTCCCGGCAGCACGCGCTGGCCATCGCCGCGACGTGGACCGCCGAGAGCGCCGCCGACTCCGTGTGGTGCACCACCGGCCCCGCCGCCGGGGCTCGCGCGCTCTGA
- a CDS encoding TetR/AcrR family transcriptional regulator, whose product MTASQRREQLLAVGRGLFATKGFEGTSVEEIASTAGVSKPVVYEHFGGKEGLYAVIVDREVRALTGALTGALAEGGHPKAMVERTALALLGYIESSEDGFRILVRDSPVAQATGTFSSLIGDVATQVEHILADQLKRNGLDPRTAPLYAQMLVGMVALTGQYWLDARQPKKADVAAHLVNLAWNGLAGMERKPGLIGG is encoded by the coding sequence ATGACGGCGAGCCAGCGCCGCGAGCAGCTGCTCGCGGTCGGCCGGGGCCTGTTCGCGACGAAGGGGTTCGAGGGCACGAGCGTCGAGGAGATCGCGTCGACGGCGGGCGTGTCGAAGCCGGTCGTCTACGAGCACTTCGGCGGCAAGGAGGGGCTCTACGCCGTCATCGTCGACCGGGAGGTGCGGGCGCTGACCGGAGCCCTGACGGGGGCGCTGGCCGAGGGCGGGCACCCGAAGGCGATGGTGGAGCGCACCGCGCTGGCCCTGCTGGGCTACATCGAGTCCTCCGAGGACGGGTTCCGGATCCTGGTGCGCGACTCCCCCGTGGCGCAGGCGACCGGCACGTTCTCGTCCCTCATCGGGGACGTCGCGACCCAGGTGGAGCACATCCTGGCCGACCAGCTCAAGCGCAACGGCCTCGACCCGCGCACCGCCCCGCTGTACGCGCAGATGCTGGTCGGGATGGTGGCGCTGACGGGCCAGTACTGGCTCGACGCGCGGCAGCCGAAGAAGGCGGACGTCGCGGCGCACCTGGTGAACCTGGCCTGGAACGGGCTGGCGGGCATGGAGCGCAAGCCGGGTCTCATCGGCGGCTGA
- a CDS encoding CynX/NimT family MFS transporter, with protein MSRRTAGGFVLLALLLAAVNLRAHLASLPPVVDDVAASLGLTSAGVGLLTSVPVLCFALFTPAASALTARVGPERAITLGLLGILGGTLLRSTGSVTTAMVGTTVLGVGITIGNVAVPVVIARDFRERAASVTGAYAATMNAGSTVTTLLTVPLAVAYGWQWALAGWGVLAVLALAFWVPAGRGLAAHHRKVDAADAARGAGSAATDAGDDRTAHAAQRRLVVLLTLAFAGQASGYYAMTAWLPSILGDTVGLAPAAAGGGAAPFQLAAIAGAFLVPIALAGRVPARAVAASLSALWIALPVGLLVAPDLWWLWVCLAGAAQGGSFTVILTLLAQRSPSVAAARRGSAVVQTAGYACAAAAPTALGAIHESTAGWTAPLLVILALLVVMAVALWTASRPTYLDR; from the coding sequence ATGAGTAGGCGCACCGCGGGCGGCTTCGTCCTGCTGGCGCTGCTGCTCGCGGCCGTCAACCTGCGGGCACACCTCGCCTCCCTGCCCCCCGTGGTGGACGACGTCGCGGCGTCCCTCGGCCTGACGTCCGCGGGGGTCGGCCTCCTCACGTCGGTCCCCGTGCTGTGCTTCGCCCTGTTCACCCCGGCGGCGTCCGCGCTCACCGCCCGCGTCGGGCCGGAACGCGCGATCACGCTCGGGCTGCTCGGCATCCTCGGCGGCACCCTGCTGCGTTCCACCGGGTCCGTGACGACCGCGATGGTCGGCACCACCGTGCTCGGCGTCGGCATCACCATCGGCAACGTCGCGGTGCCCGTCGTCATCGCGCGCGACTTTCGCGAGCGCGCCGCGTCCGTCACCGGCGCGTACGCCGCCACCATGAACGCCGGGTCGACCGTCACCACCCTGCTCACCGTCCCGCTCGCCGTCGCGTACGGCTGGCAGTGGGCGCTGGCCGGCTGGGGCGTGCTCGCCGTGCTCGCGCTGGCCTTCTGGGTCCCGGCCGGGCGCGGCCTCGCCGCGCACCATCGCAAGGTCGACGCCGCCGACGCCGCTCGGGGTGCCGGGTCGGCCGCGACGGACGCCGGGGACGACCGGACCGCGCACGCCGCCCAGCGCCGCCTCGTCGTCCTGCTCACCCTCGCGTTCGCCGGGCAGGCGTCCGGCTACTACGCGATGACGGCGTGGCTGCCGTCGATCCTCGGCGACACGGTCGGCCTCGCCCCCGCCGCCGCGGGGGGCGGCGCGGCACCGTTCCAGCTCGCCGCCATCGCAGGGGCCTTCCTCGTGCCGATCGCCCTGGCGGGACGGGTTCCCGCGCGGGCGGTGGCCGCGTCGCTGTCGGCGCTGTGGATCGCCCTGCCCGTCGGGCTCCTCGTCGCGCCCGACCTGTGGTGGCTGTGGGTGTGCCTCGCCGGCGCCGCGCAGGGCGGCAGCTTCACCGTCATCCTCACGCTGCTCGCCCAGCGCTCCCCCAGCGTCGCGGCCGCCCGTCGCGGGTCCGCCGTCGTCCAGACCGCCGGGTACGCGTGCGCCGCCGCGGCACCGACCGCGCTCGGCGCGATCCACGAGTCGACGGCGGGGTGGACCGCGCCGCTGCTGGTGATCCTCGCCCTGCTGGTCGTCATGGCCGTCGCCCTGTGGACGGCCTCCCGGCCCACCTACCTCGACCGGTAG
- a CDS encoding ABC-F family ATP-binding cassette domain-containing protein: MAHLLGADTIALSIGTRTLLHDVSLGLDDGDRVGVVGPNGAGKSTLLRLLAGTATPDAGRITRVGGSRLGMLDQRDDVPEGASVLDLVHGDDETHEWASDARIRAIHAGLLADLDLDQPATTLSGGQRRRVALAGLLAQDPDVLLLDEPTNHLDVEGVAWLAEHLKQRYGRPGATGALVVVTHDRWFLDEVCSRMWEVRGDGTGAVDGYEGGYAAYILARAERQRQAATAAEKRDNLLRKELAWLRRGAPARTSKPKFRLDAAAALIADEPPPRDRLELTQMATKRLGKDVLDLEDVTVAVPRPGGGTRTLLDDVTWRLGPGDRYGLVGVNGAGKTTILALLAGRREPDSGRVRRGKTVEVAELSQEVAELDDVGHLTAVQVVDAEKRTVVVDGKELTAGQLTERLGFTRERAHTPVRDLSGGERRRLQLLRLLVSEPNVLLLDEPTNDLDTDTLAAVEDLLDGWPGTLIVVSHDRYLLERVCDRQWALLGDGALRDLPGGVEQYLELRRAGVGTAGGGVSSSRGNRSAARSSQPPARPSQPRHDDTPPPASGSVVGSGGPLAAGGETSGTTATAAEQRAARKTVQRVERQLAKLTAEEATLHDKMAADPTDYEGVAKLDARLRDVRAEKEDLEMEWLEAAELAE; the protein is encoded by the coding sequence GTGGCACATCTCCTCGGCGCGGACACCATCGCGCTGTCCATCGGCACCCGCACCCTCCTCCACGACGTCTCCCTCGGCCTCGACGACGGCGACCGGGTCGGCGTCGTCGGACCCAACGGCGCCGGGAAGTCCACGCTGCTGCGGCTGCTCGCCGGCACCGCCACCCCCGACGCCGGCCGCATCACCCGGGTCGGCGGCTCCCGCCTCGGCATGCTCGACCAGCGCGACGACGTCCCCGAGGGCGCCAGCGTCCTCGACCTCGTGCACGGCGACGACGAGACCCACGAGTGGGCGTCCGACGCCCGCATCCGCGCCATCCACGCCGGGCTGCTCGCCGACCTCGACCTCGATCAGCCCGCCACCACGCTCTCCGGCGGGCAGCGGCGCCGCGTCGCGCTCGCCGGCCTGCTCGCCCAGGACCCCGACGTGCTGCTCCTCGACGAGCCCACCAACCACCTCGACGTCGAGGGCGTCGCCTGGCTGGCCGAGCACCTCAAGCAGCGCTACGGCCGACCCGGTGCGACCGGTGCGCTCGTCGTCGTCACCCACGACCGCTGGTTCCTCGACGAGGTGTGCAGCCGCATGTGGGAGGTCCGCGGCGACGGCACCGGCGCCGTCGACGGCTACGAGGGCGGCTACGCCGCCTACATCCTCGCGCGCGCGGAACGTCAACGACAGGCGGCGACCGCGGCCGAGAAGCGCGACAACCTGCTGCGCAAGGAGCTCGCCTGGCTGCGCCGCGGCGCTCCGGCCCGCACCTCCAAGCCCAAGTTCCGGCTCGACGCCGCCGCCGCGCTCATCGCCGACGAGCCGCCGCCCCGCGACCGGCTCGAGCTCACCCAGATGGCCACCAAGCGGCTCGGGAAGGACGTCCTCGACCTCGAGGACGTCACCGTCGCCGTCCCGCGCCCCGGCGGCGGGACCCGCACCCTGCTCGACGACGTCACCTGGCGTCTCGGCCCCGGCGACCGGTACGGCCTCGTCGGCGTCAACGGCGCCGGCAAGACGACGATCCTCGCCCTGCTCGCCGGACGCCGCGAACCCGACTCCGGGCGTGTGCGCCGGGGCAAGACCGTCGAGGTCGCCGAGCTCAGCCAGGAGGTCGCCGAGCTCGACGACGTCGGCCACCTCACCGCCGTGCAGGTCGTCGACGCCGAGAAGCGCACCGTCGTCGTCGACGGCAAGGAGCTCACCGCCGGGCAGCTCACCGAACGCCTCGGGTTCACCCGCGAGCGCGCCCACACCCCCGTGCGAGACCTCTCCGGTGGCGAGCGCCGCCGTCTCCAGCTCCTACGGCTGCTCGTGTCCGAGCCCAACGTGCTGCTCCTCGACGAGCCCACCAACGACCTCGACACCGACACCCTCGCCGCCGTCGAGGACCTCCTCGACGGCTGGCCGGGCACCCTCATCGTCGTCTCCCACGACCGCTACCTGCTGGAACGGGTCTGCGACCGCCAGTGGGCGCTGCTCGGCGACGGCGCGCTGCGGGACCTGCCGGGTGGGGTGGAGCAGTACCTGGAGCTCCGGCGTGCTGGCGTTGGTACGGCGGGTGGCGGGGTGTCGTCGTCGCGAGGCAACCGCTCGGCTGCTCGGTCCTCGCAGCCTCCTGCCAGGCCCAGCCAGCCTCGCCACGACGACACCCCGCCACCCGCCTCGGGTTCGGTCGTCGGCTCCGGAGGCCCCCTCGCTGCGGGCGGGGAGACGTCGGGGACGACGGCGACGGCGGCGGAGCAGCGCGCCGCGCGCAAGACGGTGCAGCGGGTCGAGCGGCAGCTCGCGAAGTTGACGGCGGAGGAGGCGACGCTGCACGACAAGATGGCCGCCGACCCGACGGACTACGAGGGCGTCGCGAAGCTCGACGCGCGGCTGCGGGATGTGCGCGCCGAGAAGGAGGACCTGGAGATGGAGTGGCTGGAGGCCGCCGAGCTCGCTGAATGA
- a CDS encoding acetylxylan esterase encodes MAQFDLPVAELEQYTPQVDEPADFDEFWAGTIAEARGFGGAPVLERVDAGLTEVTVDDFTFPGFGGHPVKAWLVRPARVDGPLPAVVESIGYGGGRGLPHEHLGLAAAGFAHLVMDTRGQGSGWGSGGHTADPVGHAPASPGYMTRGILDPADHYYRRVYTDGVRAVDAVRQVDGVDPARVAVAGTSQGGGIAIAVAGLLPDVVAAAPNVPFLCHFRRAVQITDAFPYGEITQYLSVHREQEDAVWRTLSYLDGVSFARRARAAGLFSVALMDAVCPPSTVYAAFNAWSGDDKRIDVYPYNGHEGGQHYRFAPTVEFLRKHLG; translated from the coding sequence ATGGCCCAGTTCGACCTTCCCGTCGCCGAGCTCGAGCAGTACACGCCGCAGGTCGACGAGCCGGCCGACTTCGACGAGTTCTGGGCGGGCACGATCGCCGAGGCGCGCGGCTTCGGCGGGGCTCCCGTGCTGGAGCGCGTGGACGCGGGCCTCACGGAGGTCACCGTCGACGACTTCACGTTCCCCGGGTTCGGCGGCCACCCGGTCAAGGCGTGGCTGGTCCGCCCGGCCCGCGTGGACGGCCCGCTGCCGGCCGTCGTCGAGTCCATCGGGTACGGGGGCGGGCGCGGCCTGCCGCACGAGCACCTCGGGCTCGCCGCCGCCGGGTTCGCGCACCTCGTCATGGACACCCGCGGCCAGGGCTCCGGCTGGGGCTCCGGCGGGCACACCGCCGATCCGGTCGGGCACGCACCGGCGTCGCCGGGCTACATGACGCGCGGCATCCTCGACCCTGCCGACCACTACTACCGGCGCGTGTACACCGACGGCGTGCGCGCCGTGGACGCCGTCCGGCAGGTCGACGGCGTCGACCCGGCACGCGTCGCCGTGGCCGGCACGAGCCAGGGCGGGGGCATCGCGATCGCCGTCGCCGGGCTGCTGCCCGACGTCGTCGCCGCGGCCCCCAACGTGCCGTTCCTGTGCCACTTCCGCCGCGCGGTGCAGATCACCGACGCGTTCCCGTACGGCGAGATCACGCAGTACCTGTCCGTGCACCGGGAGCAGGAGGACGCCGTCTGGCGCACGCTGTCCTACCTCGACGGGGTGTCCTTCGCGCGGCGCGCCCGGGCCGCCGGGCTGTTCTCCGTCGCCCTGATGGACGCCGTCTGCCCGCCGTCGACGGTGTACGCCGCGTTCAACGCGTGGTCGGGCGACGACAAGCGCATCGACGTCTACCCGTACAACGGTCACGAGGGCGGTCAGCACTACCGCTTCGCCCCGACGGTCGAGTTCCTCCGCAAGCACCTGGGCTGA
- a CDS encoding MarR family winged helix-turn-helix transcriptional regulator, with protein sequence MVSSSAGTSTGDEVDRIVAAWQHERPDLDVEPLAVFSRISRLARHLDRARRGAFARHDLETWEFDVLSALRRSGDPYRLSPGRLVAQTLVTSGTMTNRIDRLEQRGLVERHRSPDDRRGVLVQLTASGRARVDAAMSDLLDVEAGVLSALPADERPGLAALLRTLGAQFDE encoded by the coding sequence ATGGTGAGCAGCAGCGCCGGCACCAGCACCGGGGACGAGGTCGACCGCATCGTCGCCGCCTGGCAGCACGAACGGCCGGACCTCGACGTCGAGCCGCTCGCCGTGTTCTCCCGGATCAGCAGGCTCGCCCGCCACCTCGACCGCGCACGCCGCGGCGCGTTCGCCCGCCACGACCTCGAGACGTGGGAGTTCGACGTCCTGTCCGCCCTGCGCCGGTCCGGCGACCCGTACCGGCTCTCGCCCGGCCGCCTGGTCGCGCAGACCCTCGTCACCAGCGGCACCATGACGAACCGCATCGACCGGCTCGAGCAGCGCGGGCTCGTGGAGCGCCACCGCTCGCCCGACGACCGCCGCGGCGTCCTCGTCCAGCTCACCGCGTCCGGGCGGGCCCGGGTCGACGCCGCGATGAGCGACCTGCTCGACGTCGAGGCGGGCGTGCTCTCCGCCCTGCCCGCCGACGAGCGCCCCGGCCTCGCGGCCCTGCTGCGCACCCTCGGTGCGCAGTTCGATGAGTAG